Genomic DNA from Bacteroides zhangwenhongii:
TCCCCTCAGCCAACCTTCACGTGCAGCGTTATGGAGTGGTATGATGCCTCACGAAACAAATGTACGTTCCAATTCCAGTGAACCTATCAACACACGCATACCGGAAAACATACCGACATTAGGAAGCCTTTTCTCCGAAAACGGTTATGATGCAGTACACTTTGGAAAGACTCACGACATGGGCTCACTAAGAGGTTTTAAACATAAAGAACCGGTAGCCAAGCCATTTACCGATCCGGAATTTCCAGTCAACAACGACAGCTTCCTGGATGTAGGAACTTGTGAAGATGCAGTAGCCTATTTAAGTAATCCTCCCCAAAAGCCTTTTATTTGTATTGCCGATTTCCAAAATCCACACAATATATGCGGATTTGTAGGAGCAAACGAAGGAGTACACACCGATCGTCCTATTAGTGGTACTCTCCCCGAACTACCTGCCAATTTCGACGTAGAAGATTGGAACAACATACCTACTCCGGTACAATATATTTGTTGCAGCCATCGACGAATGACACAAGCCTCACATTGGAGTGAAGAAAACTACCGTCATTACATTGCCGCTTTCCAACATTATACAAAAATGGTATCCAAGCAAGTAGACAGCGTTTTAAAAGCACTCTATTCCACACCTGCCGGTAAGAATACTATTATAGTCATCTTAGCCGATCACGGTGACGGAATGGCCTCCCACCGTATGGTAACTAAACACATCAGTTTCTACGATGAAATGACAAATGTTCCGTTTATCTTTGCAGGACCCGGTATCAAACACCAGAAGAAGCCCGTAGACCATCTTCTCACACAACCGACACTCGACCTCTTGCCTACCCTTTGTGATTTAGCAGGAATTCCCGTCCCAGCCGAAAAAGCAGGAATCAGCCTTGCCCCGACATTAAAGGGAAAAAAGCAGATGAAAACTCATCCGTATGTAGTATCCGAATGGCACAGCGAATATGAATATATCACTACTCCCGGACGCATGGTACGTGGACCAAGATACAAATACACCCACTATTTGGAAGGTAACGGAGAAGAACTTTACGACATGAAGAAAGATCCGGGAGAACGTCAAAATCTCGCTAAAGATCCTAAATATGTCAAAGTTCTTACAGAACACCGTGCAATGCTCAATGACTATATCAAACATAGCAAAGATGATTACCGTACTCTGAAAGTGGACGCTGACCCACGTTGCAGAAAACATACTCCAGGTTAT
This window encodes:
- a CDS encoding sulfatase family protein; its protein translation is MKTIYPFMGLALCSVAAQAQEKPNFLIIQCDHLTQRVVGAYGQTQGCTLPMDEVASRGVIFSNAYVGCPLSQPSRAALWSGMMPHETNVRSNSSEPINTRIPENIPTLGSLFSENGYDAVHFGKTHDMGSLRGFKHKEPVAKPFTDPEFPVNNDSFLDVGTCEDAVAYLSNPPQKPFICIADFQNPHNICGFVGANEGVHTDRPISGTLPELPANFDVEDWNNIPTPVQYICCSHRRMTQASHWSEENYRHYIAAFQHYTKMVSKQVDSVLKALYSTPAGKNTIIVILADHGDGMASHRMVTKHISFYDEMTNVPFIFAGPGIKHQKKPVDHLLTQPTLDLLPTLCDLAGIPVPAEKAGISLAPTLKGKKQMKTHPYVVSEWHSEYEYITTPGRMVRGPRYKYTHYLEGNGEELYDMKKDPGERQNLAKDPKYVKVLTEHRAMLNDYIKHSKDDYRTLKVDADPRCRKHTPGYPNHEGPGAREILKKKIK